aaatacatgtattatgagtttgcgtcaaatgaatatcAAAAACATTTGAAGGTTATAGCGTTGTAAGTTGGTAtgaaaagcgtctatgaacatgttgatcattaatgtttcgcgaggacattaatatatgcgacgacataggaggtactcaacccgcgtaggcaaatttttagtgtcgaatcacctcgactgggacacaacagcactctaagtggtcacccatggaccgtgagtggggctcgcccgtacccattagatctaacctttgttccttggtcctcaaaaggattaatggcacctcagttacagcctatgctcacatgatctaagagttcattccataacttaatcatacctaagtttgacatgtattttcccccgaaagttgtaaaacgaaacgttgaaagaaaagggggacatgatctcactgagttgtctcgttttgcgtacgcaggccaacccagtcccattgttgtaactaggacattctcgtcactagtcatgaaaatcatgcatgttttgtagaaccggtatgttttataaatcattcgtaaaccattcaagttcgttgaaattcatttgcaacatggtttataaatatgtgttttcgttcatcgaaatattgtttgcttttgcaaaaacttgcatgtctttccacccccgaaaacatttataaaaatgtaaaacagtaaaaagtgggggttatgaactcacctggactTCCATGTGCAATGTTAGCCTAGCGTGATTCCGTGATGTCATTCCAaaaatgtgaactcgctagcgtgcaactaaggcattcctaatcaaggaataattataagtttctaagAAAATagcgtagttaaactacgtgtccgagctctgcCGAGTCGTTAACTAAACGACTTTAAGGTAGTGTTAActtgacttagaataaccaatctatggttatttgatcccgtttataatcgagataaaactaagtctcggaaatgacttagttttcgagtgatttaaaatatatatatatatatatatatatttatttaaatataaatatacttacgGTGTCGTGTTATTTGTCGCGGATAGAAATACGTAGGTGGATAGCGGTGTGTGTCGTGTTCGGTTTAGACGTTTGTAATGAATACATTTTGTAAGAATATTCGAAGTCGCGACgcttgaaataaataaatatatttgtgTTATATATCTTCCGACCACTAGAGTTTTGAAACACGATTTCCGCATTTtgggcgtttgaaataaatacaaacattatatatttgtttgtaaaaacattcGGAAATATCGATGTTTGAAATAACTATAAgcgttatatttattttaaggaAGTATCGGTTTCGTAATCTTGAAATGTCgtaaaaataaatatacatatagtTATATTATACAATAATCGGATTCTCGTTAGACGTTATTTAAATATGACACGTATCGCGTATCGGGTTTTTAacgaaaaacggacagagtttcctctgttttttaGGATAACCTCGACATCCAAAGTGTCGATATTTTAAATCAAACTCAATCAATAATTCAACGGAACCAACATATGTATAAAATTTCGCGTCAAAATATTAAAACATAAACTAGTATCTAATCGCATCGGTTCAAGCTCGGTCGCGTATCGAAATATGAAATTTATAACTATATAATTAGAAAATTCGGGTCGATTAAATTTTACCGAATCTTCATGTCGTTTCGCCGAACCGCGTTGACCAACTTTGACCCGGTGTTGACTGTTGACAGCGGCTGACCCGAACCGTTGACCGAACCGAAATAACCCGGAAATAATACCCGAATCCAAGTCGAACCAAAGCTCTCGAAACACCCAAATAAAACTTCAAATCTGATGTTGAACCGAACCGAGAACCCGAAACTTTGAACCGAAGATTGACTTGAGCGAAACTCCCGAACCAAAACAGAGCCTGAATCCGTAATTCTGACCCGAAATAAAACCCGAAACAAACTCAAAACTGCATACCATTCGAACAACCTAGCGTAACTGAACCTGTCCTGAACTGAAACTATTGACCTGCGCCGTTGACCCGAACCTGAGACCCGTACCGTCTGACCCGCTTAAACCAAAACTGAAATCACAACACCCGAATTATAACCCGAAACACTTACCGGACATCGTCATCTTCAAGATTCAGCTTGTCGAAGGAAGCAGGTCCGCCGCCGCTCACAGCGGCGCTGCCGTCGGCGCCCCGTCGTCCCTCACAACTCTCTCCTGTCTCACTCTTTCTCgatctctctctctttttttctGTTCTCATCGCCTGGCACCACTCACCACAGTGCCACctcctgtggtggtggtggtggtggtgttatcGTCGTTCTAGTCTGCCATCACCATTGTCACCGGTTTGTTTTAGAGAGAGGGGGGGGGTGTAAGAAGAAGAGAGGTCTGGATGAGGGTGGTTTGCAGGAGGAATGAGGCTGCCGGACATCACCTTCGCCACCACGCCAGTCGCCGGAACCGGAGATCGAGAGGGAGAATTAGGGGGTGTGGCTGTCGATGTGTGGCTGGGTTGTGAGATTGCTTAGAAATATAAGGTGGTTTGTGTGTATAATCAGAGGAGGGAATTATATGTAAACATGTTAGGTTTGTGAAATTATAAAGCATGGGAAAAGATTTGTTTTGCTCGATCTAGCCCAACTCATTgaatgtatatataaaaaaaattgcaGTACATGTAATCATGTATGCATGTCTGCCATCAAATGAGGAATGGTGATATGATCTTTAACCAAGTTTTTAGAGAAAGTAGTAACTTATAGGGTGTAGTGTGTAGTCTGTAGGTGTGAATAAAATATCTTGGGTTAACCATACATGTATCTGAACATATACTACACATGTATATGTATTTAATGTTAACCATACAGATGTATGTGAACATATTCATCTGTTTGCATCCATGTTAACCATAATGTTAACCATCTAGATACACATTGCATCCATGTgaacatatacatatacatgtatGTGTATTTAATGAGCTTTAAATTGTAATTAAATTATATATTCAACAATTTACGAAACACTATAAATGTCACTAATTACAATTTATCTAATTTTTAAACTCCTTAGCTCGTAATATATTCATACTTTATATAAATTGCTTAAAAAAAATTAGATATGAGCATATATGGCCCAAATCAGTAGAATAAAATATGGTTGGCCCAATCGCGTCTATGAGGCCCGTTTTCGAACCTGATCGTCGTATAACATTATTTTAGGATCACAATCATGTAACATAGTGTCGGTAATCGATATTAGTCGCGTGCGTTCGTCAATATTTTGTACGGTATCAGTTCGTATTCGTTTAATGCTCAGCAAGTTTCCCGAAAATCCTCATACGCGCACCGTAACGTCCGCTAAGCGTTCCTAGGCAAACcaagagcctaattaagttaattcgtgtcttaaacactatttattatcgccttaaacgtttgttaatcgcgtaattaaaaaaaaggcgttaattaccggttgtcacacaaggcgcttcttatttttcaaagattgatctgtgatctggttatcatcaacttcgtgtgcatgaagaagatattcccaagacagcgttccgcacccgttatgggcactatgagttcacagtcatgccattcggtttgactaatgctcctgctgttttcatggacttgatgtaacatttgtgcttgtaatcattgtgaacagttcaattatcaataaaacaatgttatttgattccaatgtttgtttggttgtgttttacatttttcatgttttgacttttgttcaatttcaaactctacatcgctttctggagaattatacgcaaactggtgtgtaaacgtactcagtttaatgcgacaaatactccggaacatcaacatatactcaacataccttaaataacctttacataacttagaaataagttttgaaggctttggtatggcaaaaacaagttaattcgcttatagggactaaacttgacaaactgcgaaagtatgccaatttgaactgtaacgaacattccggaacatgtccataagttaaacataccataaatatcctttacatagcttataaataggctttgaggggtttggtatgccaaaataaacttttggatcattcagggactaaaagtgtcaaaaagtgcacaagtttgcactttcgcacataacttacgttctgaataaatccggacatccaaaaattgatgtaagcatccttatattatgccttagtgtttggcatgagaaaaatccattcgtcgcgtcatttggatcgtctttcgcgcttatgcgcattccgtcgtaattaagcgaacatcgcgatcgtacggccaaacgaaccaacatcccacatatttttgagcatgtttcatgtccacaatgtttaggcatcattttagggccttaaagttggctttatgggccttagaagtgtcggaaatggcttaaatacatAACAGCGACTAAAACTgtaattgctgaaagtttgtgcggatcagacagggccaggcggcccgcctgagccttgtgtgaatcctgacgcgggccgcgtgggacatgcagatcagataagatcaattagtcagcaaatctcagctgattaaaccacaaccacatgatttcacttgccctttcagctcactaagggtcattttcagtaaccacaacttttcgacaagtgtacgcacgagattcgatcacgtttttcaagaaacgatcctaacggttcgggaaatactataaataccccacccccattcttgttaaaacccacaaaaatctgatctaagctctaagttggaacctttgtttcatacctgagctattttgatctagattagcattcggggacccttcgtaagtgttctttcgttcttttattcgcttttcgagtctaaAAGTCatcgttttgttgactttctgcattgaccagcctatggtcaacacgaagttcattagaacttcataacgtgagcgtgatcacgatggttatagtccgtagtgactatacctactaattaccacgttatctaggctcagtgacgagtcgtagtttcggccaaaatgcgcattcttgcgtattttgtaaccaaactactcgtgagcatcaaagccgtttgttttgatgccaaacctgttttctaaacttagttaagcatgttctaacatgcttagctcgtcacttttagtatagtgcttatatagggtcgtaaggtaagcgatctaaaccatcgcatatactttcgaacccgacccattttgtcgatcattaggatccgaccaaacacactaggtgaccatagctgtaaccttccgaggttataccttatggtcacgatgttaggcgttccaaacgcgttctacgcgaacgacgcgttaaggtggcataagctacctaaacgggtcgtaatgggccgtaagcacttaggttaggtttcattttagtatgtaggctttgttaaaccatatttcacgagtcttcatactcgtttggtttacgaacccgcatactatccgatccttccgattttggtccggtatattaacatagctacctattaggtgtcgtttgatattccgtgatctctagcattatttagttattatacaagaacttcaaagcaatctcagttgagtacattgaaccccacatttactgttttccaaactgttttggggtgaaacacatgtgcctacttgttactttcatgctttccatgttttcacatcatatacctgctatgttcgttagtacattatagtacatgatttcattacacttcatgctatgtatgcccgttgtgtgcgtacttagtacattgttttacattacatttcatgctatgtatgcccgttgtgtgagtacttagtacattgtttcacattgcatttcatgctatttatgcccattgtgtgcatacttagtacaattgtttacatcacatgccttcattttggtatgacatttggtttgtttaacatggaacaatacgttcattaacattagctacgctgttcgttagtaggtagtggtaccataggaattgacaactcccgttcctgaaatcctgggtttgtttggattggaaggaatgaccgaattcgatatacataacttagataaacctttaatttgtttaagggtttatcgccacagtctcaaggcttggatgtatgcatatttcacaataccgcataaatgtttatatcagtagagcatgcattgttccacaaaacataacgttgatttaaaccatgttttacttcaacacctcgttttgtgcatttttcatatggttgagttgatacatctcgcttaccatacaagatatattttgggtgcACATTACATTATCCACATTAAACATAAActttttgacattgatatacatacatggtggattacattgaacatagacatttcgacatggtttacacaataacacttgacaattgatttatacatgaacaatttacatggtggattggtttgggtaaatggttagagtaacgtggcgtatgtaatatgatacaaacatggtggatacgccgctggtacttcctatatataaatgcttgtataatattacatatcgtagcgttatctaagtcatttcagtttagacacattacattttacacaaataacatactcttcacaagacattatttttacaaacaacttatcttattcaactcattttacttggttactcgtttaaccttacacttatctatacatatcatctgatattatcgtttttcaaatagtttacaaagcaagacaaattacaaggttcatgactgactgttattaaacatttctttaaactcaagtcatgaatcccattttcacaaaacctatgtaactcacaagcatttttatgctgacgtacctactttcacatgtgttttcaggagctgttccataagatgatgatcatgatactagggcggacctgtgccttagagcctaaaaatgaagatagactagtttaattatgttatgaactttgtatttcctgttttgaaacgatgtaacactcgtgtttaataaataaaatgaaactttaaattccatggttatgaaacaatttaattctgtccacaacactccccggcgtttccgccgtggttgcaagttacacgcggccggggtgtgatagaagagttggtatcagagccaatggttatagggaattaggttattagtaatgctttgacctagactataactttctaggaccctaacacaagttatcttgtgtttagattttaaaacatgcacttcacctatccttaggtgataaccacaacgagaacttcggttccgaatccgctttgagaATTAATCGTCTGttcgaggatgattgattactaggttttgaaccctctgttatatggctttgaacccttttgaattttcaaaagtctcgtcgaagttttgggctttaatagtgtgaacacgtgcgaactggaagagtgaatgcctgtaccctgagttttctgtctaaggctagagtgttcgtacaaatccacataatcggaccagtcactcttacctgggaactcttggggtgagtct
Above is a window of Helianthus annuus cultivar XRQ/B chromosome 14, HanXRQr2.0-SUNRISE, whole genome shotgun sequence DNA encoding:
- the LOC118486633 gene encoding uncharacterized protein LOC118486633 is translated as MTMSGSGQRRRSIVSVQDRFSYARLFEWYAVLSLFRVLFRVRITDSGSVLVREFRSSQSSVQSFGFSVRFNIRFEVLFGCFESFGSTWIRVLFPGYFGSVNGSGQPLSTVNTGSKLVNAVRRNDMKIRNALVAR